In Promicromonospora sp. Populi, one genomic interval encodes:
- a CDS encoding VWA domain-containing protein produces MAEFSAEVFQNEFLSDGATDVHAVVSVTCTGAGAATADRGAAGTSAGGVAEIVAVDTSGSMQGRNMEAAKHAAAVAVDQIPDGTLFAIIGGSHVASRIFPYPNARVPMVAMEPGARYEAKRAIGSMTASGGTAISTWLRLADDLFATVPAAQKHLILLTDGKNESEPSMHLDRMIVDVMGHFQCDARGVGDRWVVEELRKISTALLGTVDLIARPEDIAEDFSALVRKSMARGVAAVDLRVWAPQGSQVLFVKQVAPEVDDLTGRRTEVNPLTSGYPTGAWADETREYHVAVRVAAKPVGSEQLAARVQVAVDGEVTASGLVKAKWSDDSTLTARISPEVAHYTGQAELASAIQEGLAAKAAGDEATATVKLGRAVQLAAETGNEEATSRLRKIVEVENEEEGTVRLKRNTAKLDEMALDTASTKTTRVRRA; encoded by the coding sequence GTGGCCGAGTTCTCCGCCGAGGTCTTTCAGAACGAGTTTCTGTCCGACGGCGCGACCGATGTGCACGCCGTCGTGTCCGTGACCTGCACTGGCGCAGGTGCGGCGACCGCTGATCGCGGCGCGGCGGGCACGAGCGCGGGCGGCGTCGCCGAGATCGTCGCGGTCGACACGTCGGGGTCCATGCAGGGCCGCAACATGGAGGCCGCGAAGCACGCCGCGGCGGTGGCCGTGGACCAGATCCCGGATGGCACGCTGTTCGCGATCATCGGCGGCTCGCACGTGGCGTCCCGGATCTTCCCGTACCCCAACGCGCGCGTCCCGATGGTGGCGATGGAGCCGGGCGCCCGGTACGAGGCCAAGCGCGCCATCGGTTCCATGACGGCGAGCGGCGGCACCGCGATCTCGACGTGGCTGCGGCTGGCGGACGACCTCTTCGCCACCGTGCCGGCAGCACAGAAGCACCTGATCCTGCTGACCGACGGCAAGAACGAGTCCGAGCCGTCGATGCACCTGGACCGGATGATCGTGGACGTCATGGGCCACTTCCAGTGCGACGCCCGCGGCGTGGGCGACCGGTGGGTCGTGGAGGAGCTGCGCAAGATCTCGACGGCGCTGCTCGGCACCGTCGACCTCATCGCGCGGCCGGAGGACATCGCCGAGGACTTCTCCGCGCTGGTCCGCAAGTCCATGGCCCGCGGCGTCGCCGCGGTGGACCTGCGGGTGTGGGCGCCGCAGGGTTCACAGGTCCTGTTCGTCAAGCAGGTGGCCCCCGAGGTCGACGACCTCACCGGCCGCCGCACCGAGGTGAACCCCCTGACCAGCGGCTACCCCACTGGCGCGTGGGCCGACGAGACCCGCGAGTACCACGTGGCGGTCCGGGTGGCGGCCAAGCCCGTGGGCTCGGAGCAGCTCGCGGCGCGCGTGCAGGTCGCCGTCGACGGCGAGGTGACGGCGTCCGGTCTGGTGAAGGCCAAGTGGTCGGACGACTCGACGCTCACCGCCCGGATCAGCCCCGAGGTGGCGCACTACACGGGCCAGGCGGAGCTCGCCTCGGCCATCCAGGAGGGCCTGGCCGCGAAGGCCGCCGGCGACGAGGCGACGGCGACCGTCAAGCTCGGCCGCGCTGTCCAGCTCGCCGCCGAGACCGGCAACGAGGAGGCCACCTCACGCCTGCGCAAGATCGTGGAGGTGGAGAACGAGGAGGAGGGCACCGTGCGGCTCAAGCGGAACACCGCCAAGCTGGACGAGATGGCACTCGACACTGCTTCCACCAAGACGACCCGGGTCCGGCGCGCATGA
- a CDS encoding alpha/beta fold hydrolase → MTTHTIEIDGVTQRYHVHGQGPLCLMHSGGPGIAWDYLRMPEVEKHVTAVYIEPVGTPDADRLAGHPHGYTRERYAKAIDGVIDDLGAPQVYLLGHSHGGFVAQHFALTRPSRLAGVILYESSPVTGPELFMEAQRNFEKFAVRFAGHPELPEITKAWRAVPTIDDDETMTQVLRTLLPVYLKDYWAGESDFSRLRSNVRGRHVSGLDDNLQPEVIDDRAALGTLSVPALVMVGTYDFICGPRWAQELHDRIPGSRLAVLADSGHFGHIEQPGEFARAIADFTS, encoded by the coding sequence ATGACTACACACACGATCGAGATCGACGGGGTCACCCAGCGCTACCACGTGCACGGCCAAGGCCCGCTGTGCCTGATGCACTCGGGCGGCCCCGGCATCGCCTGGGACTACCTGCGGATGCCGGAGGTCGAGAAGCACGTGACGGCGGTGTACATCGAGCCCGTCGGCACACCGGACGCCGACCGGCTGGCCGGGCACCCGCACGGCTACACGCGGGAGCGGTACGCCAAGGCGATAGACGGCGTGATCGACGACCTCGGCGCGCCGCAGGTGTACCTGCTGGGTCACTCGCACGGCGGCTTCGTCGCCCAGCACTTCGCCCTGACCCGTCCGTCCCGGCTCGCCGGGGTGATCCTGTACGAGAGCTCGCCGGTCACCGGGCCGGAGCTGTTCATGGAGGCCCAGCGCAACTTCGAGAAGTTCGCCGTCCGGTTTGCGGGTCACCCGGAGCTGCCGGAGATCACGAAGGCGTGGCGGGCCGTGCCCACGATCGACGACGACGAGACCATGACCCAGGTCCTGCGGACCCTGCTGCCGGTCTACCTCAAGGACTACTGGGCCGGGGAGTCCGACTTCTCGCGGCTGCGGTCGAACGTCCGGGGCCGCCATGTGTCCGGCCTGGACGACAACCTCCAGCCGGAGGTGATCGACGACCGCGCCGCCCTCGGCACGCTCTCGGTGCCCGCCCTGGTGATGGTCGGTACCTACGACTTCATCTGCGGGCCGCGCTGGGCGCAGGAGCTGCACGATCGGATCCCGGGCTCCAGGCTGGCCGTGCTCGCCGACAGCGGCCACTTCGGGCACATCGAGCAGCCAGGGGAGTTCGCCAGGGCCATCGCGGACTTCACGTCCTAG
- a CDS encoding PP2C family serine/threonine-protein phosphatase — protein MSADESSLVRCPSCSEIAAPGARFCENCGKPLGAAESTVPSEVTLDRAPTVVDPDPTTGETARRKCAACGGTIAEDGYCADCGTPGQSERDHFEERPAAWVAGVCDRGVRHTRNEDAMALTATDTFAALVVCDGVSSAPDSDVASLAASRAARDVLVDYGPEGSSPRVGTTDQRVAGWTKAMVTASRAASQAVRGVAEQLAATKGKDVADDPPSCTFVAAVVDRDLVVAGWLGDSRVYWLPDSGQAEQLSVDDSWAQEMIAAGVPRAQAETSPQAHAITRWLGPDAPDTDAHCAATVPSEPGWLLVCSDGLWNYCSDAHDMGDLVRRFAGHGDPHETAAALVRWANAQGGRDNITAALARIAPTVTEQR, from the coding sequence ATGAGCGCCGACGAAAGTAGCCTCGTCCGCTGTCCCAGCTGTTCGGAGATCGCGGCGCCCGGCGCCAGGTTCTGCGAGAACTGCGGCAAACCGCTGGGCGCCGCCGAGTCGACGGTCCCCTCCGAGGTGACCCTCGACCGGGCCCCCACCGTCGTCGACCCCGATCCCACGACCGGCGAGACCGCGCGGCGCAAGTGCGCCGCCTGCGGCGGCACCATCGCGGAGGACGGGTACTGCGCCGACTGCGGCACCCCCGGCCAGTCCGAGCGTGACCACTTCGAGGAGCGCCCGGCCGCCTGGGTAGCCGGTGTCTGCGACCGGGGCGTGCGGCACACCCGCAACGAGGACGCGATGGCGCTGACCGCCACCGACACCTTCGCCGCGCTCGTGGTGTGCGACGGCGTCTCCAGCGCGCCCGACTCCGACGTCGCCTCGCTCGCCGCGAGCCGGGCCGCGCGGGACGTGCTGGTGGACTACGGGCCCGAGGGATCGAGCCCGCGCGTAGGCACGACCGATCAGCGCGTCGCCGGCTGGACCAAGGCCATGGTCACCGCGTCGCGGGCGGCCAGCCAGGCGGTCCGCGGTGTCGCGGAGCAGCTCGCCGCGACGAAGGGGAAGGACGTGGCGGACGATCCGCCGTCGTGCACCTTCGTGGCCGCGGTAGTGGACCGGGACCTGGTCGTCGCGGGCTGGCTGGGCGACTCCCGCGTGTACTGGCTGCCCGACTCGGGCCAGGCCGAACAGCTCAGCGTCGACGACTCGTGGGCTCAGGAGATGATCGCGGCCGGCGTGCCGCGCGCCCAGGCCGAGACGTCCCCCCAGGCGCACGCCATCACCCGCTGGCTCGGCCCGGACGCCCCAGACACCGACGCGCACTGCGCGGCGACCGTCCCGTCCGAGCCCGGCTGGCTGCTGGTCTGCTCCGACGGCCTGTGGAACTACTGCTCCGACGCGCACGACATGGGTGATCTTGTGCGCCGGTTCGCCGGCCACGGCGACCCGCACGAGACGGCCGCGGCGCTCGTGCGCTGGGCCAACGCACAGGGCGGGCGGGACAACATCACCGCGGCCCTCGCCCGAATCGCACCGACTGTCACCGAGCAGCGTTAA
- a CDS encoding MFS transporter: MTAVGPAAPGDGAAQGDPSAVGQVVRDDPARHLRTPLFRTLVVGWTLANVADSLLTLLMAVWVADLTGSNALGGLTFALLGLPALASPFLGHLADRVSRRRMLVIAYVVGALGLVPLFWVTRPDQVWVIFASTLVYSAVAYVTGACQSGLLKDLVPDDALGHANGRLSMIDQVLRVALPVLGAGVYALVGVVPLVAVAIAGFVGAAVVFCLVRVTESHFEDVPGESYLAATTAGFRHLFGTQPLGGMTWNAVIVFASVGVVNAVVFSVLDGLGMSAAWLGPLTVLQGVAGFVAGAVTPRLMIRFGRPRIYALGIIGSGVALVPLMSGWVIPAVACQALLGFGLTSAIIAWTTERQVRTPERLQGRVAAAGHLVNNLPGTVVTAIGAGLLAFVDYRLLVLFSVVVTIGAGLLALRLRDSEVRPRPGGPCGSPGGSRLR; the protein is encoded by the coding sequence ATGACCGCCGTCGGGCCCGCTGCCCCCGGCGACGGGGCCGCCCAGGGCGACCCGTCCGCCGTCGGGCAGGTGGTGCGGGACGATCCCGCCCGGCACCTACGGACACCGCTCTTCCGCACGCTCGTGGTGGGCTGGACGCTCGCGAACGTGGCGGACTCGCTCCTGACGCTGCTCATGGCCGTCTGGGTCGCCGACCTGACGGGCAGCAACGCCCTGGGCGGCCTGACGTTCGCGCTGCTGGGCCTGCCGGCGCTGGCGTCCCCGTTCCTTGGGCACCTCGCCGACCGGGTGTCCCGGCGGCGCATGCTGGTGATCGCCTACGTCGTGGGCGCGCTCGGGCTGGTGCCGCTGTTCTGGGTGACCCGGCCGGACCAGGTCTGGGTGATCTTCGCCTCCACGCTCGTCTACTCAGCGGTGGCCTATGTGACCGGGGCATGCCAGTCGGGCCTCCTCAAGGACCTTGTGCCCGACGACGCTCTGGGCCACGCGAACGGCCGCCTCTCGATGATCGACCAGGTGCTCCGGGTGGCCCTGCCGGTGCTCGGCGCTGGGGTCTACGCCCTGGTGGGCGTCGTGCCGCTGGTCGCGGTGGCGATCGCCGGGTTTGTGGGCGCAGCGGTGGTGTTCTGCCTGGTGCGGGTCACTGAGTCACACTTTGAGGACGTGCCGGGCGAGTCGTACCTCGCGGCAACGACCGCTGGGTTCCGGCACCTGTTCGGCACGCAGCCGCTGGGCGGCATGACGTGGAACGCGGTGATCGTGTTCGCTTCGGTCGGCGTTGTGAACGCCGTCGTGTTCTCAGTGCTGGACGGTCTGGGGATGTCGGCCGCCTGGCTCGGGCCGCTCACCGTGCTGCAGGGGGTGGCGGGGTTCGTCGCCGGCGCGGTCACGCCGCGCCTGATGATCCGGTTCGGGCGGCCGCGCATCTACGCGCTGGGGATCATCGGTTCCGGCGTGGCCCTGGTGCCTCTCATGTCCGGCTGGGTGATTCCCGCTGTGGCGTGCCAGGCGCTGCTCGGGTTCGGGCTGACCTCAGCGATCATCGCGTGGACCACCGAGCGGCAGGTCCGTACGCCCGAACGGCTCCAGGGCCGGGTCGCGGCCGCCGGCCACCTGGTGAACAACCTGCCGGGCACCGTGGTGACGGCGATCGGCGCCGGCCTGCTCGCGTTCGTCGACTACCGGCTGCTGGTGCTGTTCAGCGTCGTCGTCACGATCGGTGCAGGGCTGCTGGCGCTGCGCCTGCGCGACAGTGAGGTCAGGCCTCGCCCGGGAGGGCCTTGCGGATCACCAGGCGGGTCCAGGCTCCGATGA
- a CDS encoding FHA domain-containing protein, giving the protein MTVVCPEGHASQATDYCDVCGAPIPAAAPGAGPGGSTAGPASAPGSAPGGPASGAAEPGESNGGPVTCPNCGDESPAGSLFCENCGYDFTTGTAAVPTAPAPPVSSLDLGDLGATQPASTPAQEPAAASGTAASGATAPPSAEEPAPPSPGAPAPSAGGSLAPPVPGDDAWVAEIWVDPDWYAHEQPEDPMPSAGLPGLVTLRQRSLLVGRPSQSRGIRPDIDCGSDPGVSRRHCQLTTDGLRWWVEDLGSSNGTFVAAAGEALPDTPLTQGVRREIEENDRVFIGAWTRLVIRKALPGEA; this is encoded by the coding sequence ATGACCGTCGTCTGCCCGGAGGGGCACGCCAGCCAGGCGACCGACTACTGCGACGTGTGCGGCGCGCCGATCCCCGCTGCCGCGCCGGGCGCGGGTCCGGGTGGCTCGACGGCTGGCCCCGCATCGGCTCCTGGTAGCGCGCCGGGCGGCCCGGCGAGCGGCGCGGCCGAGCCCGGCGAGTCCAACGGCGGCCCGGTGACCTGCCCGAACTGCGGCGACGAGTCCCCCGCCGGCTCGCTGTTCTGCGAGAACTGCGGATACGACTTCACGACCGGTACGGCAGCCGTGCCGACTGCTCCCGCGCCTCCTGTCTCCAGCCTGGACCTGGGTGACCTGGGTGCCACGCAGCCTGCGAGCACGCCCGCGCAAGAACCGGCAGCGGCGTCCGGCACGGCGGCGTCCGGTGCGACGGCACCGCCGTCGGCCGAGGAGCCCGCTCCGCCGTCGCCCGGAGCACCCGCGCCGTCCGCGGGTGGGAGCCTCGCGCCGCCCGTCCCGGGCGACGACGCCTGGGTCGCGGAGATCTGGGTAGACCCCGACTGGTACGCGCACGAGCAGCCCGAGGACCCGATGCCGTCGGCGGGCCTGCCCGGTCTGGTCACGCTGCGGCAGCGCAGCCTTCTGGTGGGGCGGCCGTCGCAGTCGCGCGGCATCCGGCCCGACATCGACTGCGGCAGCGACCCCGGCGTGTCCCGGCGGCACTGCCAGCTGACCACCGACGGGCTGCGCTGGTGGGTGGAGGACCTGGGCTCGTCGAACGGGACGTTCGTCGCGGCCGCGGGCGAAGCCCTGCCGGACACCCCGCTCACGCAGGGCGTCCGCCGGGAGATCGAGGAGAACGACCGGGTCTTCATCGGAGCCTGGACCCGCCTGGTGATCCGCAAGGCCCTCCCGGGCGAGGCCTGA
- a CDS encoding ArsR/SmtB family transcription factor — MPEQKQPEIQGFTRPTPPDDVVISQTDAIKAMTHPLRLRLLDLFDPGVELTATQCAERTGESVASCSFHLRQLEKYGHVERAEPHGKERPWRMVGRGFSVRPDLADPESWPAAKAFGSMFVAEQFGRLQRWLADAADDDPDWVYATTQTHQEYWVTRDELDNLSRRLEALTEPFRGRMADPDQRPPGARRSHLFGAVWSEIPDPAEEEA; from the coding sequence ATGCCCGAGCAGAAGCAGCCCGAGATCCAGGGCTTCACCCGGCCGACGCCGCCTGACGACGTCGTCATCTCGCAGACCGACGCGATCAAGGCCATGACCCACCCCCTGCGGCTCCGCCTGCTCGACCTGTTCGACCCGGGTGTTGAGCTCACTGCTACCCAGTGCGCCGAGCGGACCGGGGAGTCGGTGGCGAGCTGCTCGTTCCACCTGCGCCAGCTCGAGAAGTACGGTCACGTCGAGCGGGCCGAGCCGCACGGCAAGGAGCGCCCGTGGCGGATGGTGGGCCGCGGGTTCAGCGTTCGGCCCGACCTCGCCGACCCGGAGTCGTGGCCGGCCGCGAAGGCGTTCGGCAGCATGTTCGTCGCCGAGCAGTTCGGGCGCCTGCAGCGCTGGCTCGCCGACGCCGCCGACGACGACCCGGACTGGGTGTACGCAACCACCCAGACGCACCAGGAGTACTGGGTCACCCGCGACGAGCTCGACAACCTCTCCCGTCGGCTCGAAGCGCTCACCGAGCCGTTCCGTGGCCGGATGGCGGACCCGGACCAGCGCCCGCCGGGCGCGCGGCGGTCGCACCTCTTCGGCGCGGTCTGGTCGGAGATCCCGGACCCGGCCGAGGAGGAGGCATGA
- a CDS encoding AAA family ATPase — protein MSTTALGAALDGLAAAASAAGVHVPAARAEGERLAAAVAESSPGAPADWLAATGRPTSGSLQPFFDAAVSARRWRNAPTDLLNTLIADGSPQAAAYCEALAAVVDAAATLGDPSISAIAAAEGTKAVHRSAAAGRDKAPTPLPTTPTDSAAPTTAQGAPAEEPEPEPEKTLEQLLEELDKLTGLGRVKDEIHRQTELLRIERLRGEAGLTSPTLTRHLVFVGNPGTGKTTVGRLVAGIYRALGLLDKGHLVEVDRSELVAGYLGQTAEKTTAVVQRALGGVLFIDEAYALAEDQYGREAVDTLVKDMEDHRDDLVVIVAGYPGPMARFVGTNPGLESRFSRTITFEDYSAEELQKIFATMTRAADFEPETATLERFDRLVADQTRGEGFGNGRWARNVLDAAIARHAWRLRDVERPTLDQLRTLVPEDLEDVVDIGTDSEATA, from the coding sequence GTGAGCACGACGGCACTCGGCGCCGCACTCGACGGCCTTGCAGCGGCGGCCTCGGCCGCCGGCGTGCACGTGCCGGCCGCACGAGCCGAGGGCGAGCGGCTGGCCGCGGCGGTCGCGGAGTCGTCCCCGGGCGCCCCGGCCGACTGGCTCGCCGCAACAGGCAGGCCGACGTCGGGCAGCCTCCAGCCCTTCTTCGACGCCGCCGTGAGCGCCCGTCGCTGGCGCAACGCCCCCACCGACCTCCTCAACACCCTGATCGCAGACGGCTCGCCCCAGGCAGCCGCCTACTGCGAAGCCCTCGCCGCCGTCGTAGACGCAGCAGCCACCCTCGGCGACCCCAGCATCAGCGCCATAGCAGCAGCGGAGGGCACCAAGGCGGTCCACCGCAGCGCAGCAGCAGGCAGAGACAAAGCGCCCACCCCCCTGCCAACCACCCCAACCGACTCGGCCGCCCCAACCACCGCACAAGGCGCCCCAGCCGAAGAACCAGAACCAGAACCAGAGAAGACCCTGGAGCAGCTCCTGGAAGAGCTCGACAAGCTCACCGGCCTAGGAAGAGTCAAGGACGAGATCCACCGCCAGACCGAGCTCCTGCGCATAGAGCGCCTGCGCGGCGAGGCGGGCCTCACCTCCCCCACGCTCACGCGCCACCTCGTGTTCGTGGGCAACCCGGGCACCGGCAAGACGACGGTCGGCCGGCTGGTAGCCGGGATCTACCGCGCGCTGGGCCTGCTGGACAAGGGACACCTCGTGGAGGTGGACCGGTCCGAGCTCGTCGCGGGCTACCTGGGGCAGACCGCAGAGAAGACCACGGCGGTGGTGCAGCGCGCACTGGGCGGCGTGCTGTTCATCGACGAGGCGTACGCCCTGGCCGAGGACCAGTACGGCCGCGAGGCGGTCGACACGCTGGTCAAGGACATGGAGGACCACCGCGACGACCTCGTGGTGATCGTGGCCGGCTACCCCGGCCCGATGGCGCGGTTCGTCGGCACCAACCCGGGCCTGGAGAGCCGGTTCTCCCGGACCATCACGTTCGAGGACTACTCCGCCGAGGAGCTGCAGAAGATCTTCGCGACCATGACCCGGGCCGCCGACTTCGAGCCGGAGACCGCCACGCTCGAACGGTTCGACCGCCTCGTGGCGGACCAGACGCGCGGCGAGGGCTTCGGCAACGGCCGCTGGGCACGCAATGTGCTCGACGCCGCGATTGCCCGGCACGCCTGGCGCCTGCGAGACGTTGAACGACCGACGCTGGACCAGCTGCGCACGCTGGTCCCGGAAGACCTGGAGGATGTCGTGGACATCGGGACTGACAGCGAGGCCACCGCGTGA
- a CDS encoding glutamate ABC transporter substrate-binding protein — translation MSTRTARRPIMAALVALALLGTTAACAPESSTHLLTGSSAEESAEEPAAAPPAAAPPATAAEDCSDGQPPVASIDPGGSPEITSGSTMADIRERGALIVGVSADTLLMGSRNPFTGNIEGFDIDVARQIADAILGDPDAIRFRVITSGDRETVLQDHEVDIVTRAFTINCARWENIAFSAEYYHAGQQLLVPSTSDVTGIDDLAGQRVCAPEGTTTLERLAQWEGVEAVPAATHTTCLVLFQQGEVDAITGDDTVLAGFAAQDPYAEVVGDPVSDEPYGVGIPADQPDMVRFVNGVLEDMIADGRWEESYDRWLGDALGDAPAPPEPVYGRAP, via the coding sequence ATGAGCACGCGCACAGCCCGCAGACCGATCATGGCCGCGCTCGTCGCCCTGGCCCTCCTGGGTACGACGGCGGCGTGCGCGCCCGAGTCGTCCACGCACCTGCTCACCGGTTCCTCGGCGGAGGAATCCGCAGAGGAACCGGCGGCGGCGCCTCCCGCCGCGGCCCCGCCGGCCACCGCAGCCGAGGACTGCAGCGACGGGCAGCCGCCCGTCGCCTCGATCGACCCGGGCGGCAGCCCGGAGATCACGTCCGGCTCGACGATGGCGGACATCCGGGAGCGCGGCGCGCTCATCGTCGGCGTCTCGGCGGACACCCTGCTCATGGGTTCGCGCAACCCGTTCACGGGCAACATCGAGGGCTTCGACATCGACGTGGCCCGGCAGATCGCCGACGCGATCCTGGGTGACCCGGACGCGATCCGGTTCCGCGTGATCACCTCGGGCGACCGCGAGACCGTGCTGCAGGACCACGAGGTCGACATCGTGACCCGCGCCTTCACGATCAACTGCGCACGCTGGGAGAACATCGCGTTCTCCGCGGAGTACTACCACGCGGGCCAGCAGCTCCTGGTGCCCTCCACCTCGGACGTCACCGGCATCGACGACCTGGCCGGGCAGCGCGTCTGCGCGCCCGAGGGCACCACCACCCTGGAGCGGCTCGCGCAGTGGGAGGGCGTCGAGGCCGTCCCGGCCGCCACCCACACCACCTGCCTGGTCCTGTTCCAGCAGGGCGAGGTGGACGCCATCACCGGTGACGACACGGTCCTGGCCGGGTTCGCCGCCCAGGACCCGTACGCCGAGGTCGTGGGCGACCCCGTGAGCGACGAGCCGTACGGCGTCGGCATCCCCGCCGACCAGCCGGACATGGTGCGGTTCGTCAACGGCGTGCTGGAGGACATGATTGCCGACGGGCGGTGGGAGGAGTCCTACGACCGCTGGCTGGGCGACGCGCTCGGCGACGCGCCGGCCCCGCCGGAGCCCGTGTACGGGCGGGCGCCGTGA
- a CDS encoding tetratricopeptide repeat protein: MTTQACAEPGCTGTIEDGYCNVCGAPAGGNPAGDALAEVAASWTGDDGDTVRSAGSGLSAMAQPSTGRTSSSRLASTALGSARVTSGTHQTRRVGTGSTRLRGHRLGAGLTTVPHTPVADPLQAVMATPELAESKRYCPTCGQPVGRARDGVPGRIAGFCGHCGARYDFAPALKAGDLVARQYEVVGCLAHGGLGWIYLARDRNVSGRWVVLKGLLNAGDTEAYEAAVAERQFLAEVEHPLIVEIFNFVLHQGLGYTVMEFVGGKSLKDVLKDRRDEEGGKPRPLPVDQAIAYLLEVLPAFSYLHDHNLLYCDFKPDNIIAQGDGVKLIDMGGVRRIDDLQSAIYGTVGYQAPEVAEVGPSVASDIFTLGRTLASLVLDFRGNTTVYQASFPPVADTPVFQKYDSFYRWLAKACAPAPADRFASVDEARVQLLGVLREVVATDKGPGYSATTSAESVLFGVPPLDGADGALGWSELPLLKVDSTDPMASWLAGVNVADPKARILALEGAGEPTVEVRLALARAAIEAEDIDRLRSSVADILEEDPWEWRAAWMEGLGHLSAGNAAAARASFNAVYGQVPGEPAPKLALATVCELSGEPGVAEQLYVTIARADANYTGAAAFGLARVRSGGGDLDGALDALDLVGPTRGSFPDARLRRARLLVAARRNLVDLSDAVAGLDAAHVPDRPRAAVTVDALDGALMLVTENGPDPSVRVAGAEADEATLRDRLELALRDLARLTDDRWDRVVLVDRANSVRRWTLR, encoded by the coding sequence ATGACGACACAGGCCTGCGCCGAGCCGGGCTGCACCGGCACCATCGAGGACGGCTACTGCAACGTGTGCGGCGCGCCCGCCGGCGGCAATCCCGCGGGCGACGCGCTCGCGGAGGTCGCGGCGTCGTGGACCGGCGACGACGGGGACACCGTGCGCTCAGCCGGTTCTGGGCTCAGCGCCATGGCGCAGCCCTCGACCGGGCGCACCAGCTCGTCCCGCCTCGCGTCCACGGCCCTGGGCTCCGCACGCGTGACGTCCGGGACGCACCAGACGCGCCGCGTCGGCACCGGATCGACCCGGTTGCGCGGGCACCGCCTCGGCGCCGGCCTGACCACCGTGCCGCACACGCCGGTCGCAGACCCGCTGCAGGCCGTCATGGCCACGCCGGAGCTGGCGGAGAGCAAGCGGTACTGCCCCACGTGCGGGCAGCCGGTGGGCCGGGCCAGGGACGGCGTACCCGGCCGCATCGCCGGGTTCTGCGGGCACTGCGGCGCGCGGTACGACTTCGCTCCCGCGCTCAAGGCGGGCGACCTCGTGGCCCGGCAGTACGAGGTGGTGGGCTGCCTCGCCCACGGTGGCCTCGGCTGGATCTACCTGGCCCGCGACCGCAACGTCAGCGGCCGCTGGGTGGTCCTCAAGGGCCTGCTCAACGCGGGCGACACGGAGGCCTACGAGGCGGCCGTCGCGGAGCGCCAGTTCCTCGCCGAGGTCGAGCACCCGCTGATCGTCGAGATCTTCAACTTCGTGCTGCACCAGGGCCTGGGCTACACCGTCATGGAGTTCGTGGGCGGCAAGTCGCTCAAGGACGTGCTCAAGGACCGCCGCGACGAGGAGGGCGGCAAGCCCCGGCCGCTGCCCGTGGACCAGGCCATCGCGTACCTCCTCGAGGTGCTGCCCGCGTTCAGTTACCTGCACGACCACAACCTGCTGTACTGCGACTTCAAGCCCGACAACATCATCGCCCAGGGCGACGGCGTCAAGCTGATCGACATGGGCGGCGTGCGGCGCATCGACGACCTCCAGTCCGCGATCTACGGCACGGTCGGCTACCAGGCGCCGGAGGTGGCCGAGGTGGGGCCGTCCGTGGCGTCCGACATCTTCACGCTCGGCCGCACCCTCGCCTCCCTCGTGCTGGACTTCCGCGGCAACACCACCGTCTACCAGGCGTCCTTCCCGCCGGTCGCCGATACGCCCGTCTTCCAGAAGTACGACTCGTTCTACCGCTGGCTCGCCAAGGCGTGCGCACCCGCGCCCGCCGACCGGTTCGCCTCGGTCGACGAGGCCCGGGTCCAGCTCCTGGGCGTGCTGCGCGAGGTGGTAGCCACCGACAAGGGCCCCGGGTACAGCGCCACGACGTCGGCGGAGTCCGTCCTGTTCGGCGTGCCGCCGCTCGACGGCGCCGACGGCGCCCTGGGCTGGAGCGAGCTCCCGCTGCTGAAGGTGGACTCCACCGACCCGATGGCCTCGTGGCTGGCCGGCGTGAACGTCGCCGATCCGAAGGCCCGCATCCTGGCGCTGGAGGGTGCCGGAGAACCCACCGTGGAGGTGCGGCTCGCCCTGGCCCGCGCCGCGATCGAGGCCGAGGACATCGACCGGCTCCGCTCCTCCGTGGCAGACATCCTCGAGGAGGACCCCTGGGAGTGGCGCGCGGCCTGGATGGAGGGCCTCGGGCACCTCTCGGCCGGCAACGCCGCCGCGGCCCGGGCCTCGTTCAACGCCGTCTACGGGCAGGTGCCCGGCGAGCCTGCACCCAAGCTCGCGCTCGCCACGGTCTGCGAGCTCTCGGGTGAGCCCGGTGTCGCCGAGCAGCTGTACGTCACCATCGCGCGAGCCGACGCCAACTACACCGGTGCGGCCGCCTTCGGCCTGGCCCGGGTGCGGTCCGGCGGCGGCGACCTCGACGGCGCCCTCGACGCCCTCGACCTGGTGGGCCCCACCCGCGGGTCCTTCCCGGACGCCCGCCTGCGGCGGGCCCGGCTCCTGGTCGCCGCCCGCCGCAACCTCGTCGACCTGTCCGACGCCGTAGCGGGCCTCGACGCCGCCCACGTCCCGGACCGGCCCAGGGCCGCGGTCACCGTCGACGCGCTGGACGGCGCCCTCATGCTGGTCACGGAGAACGGCCCCGACCCGAGCGTGCGGGTGGCCGGCGCCGAGGCCGACGAGGCCACGCTGCGCGACCGGCTCGAGCTAGCCCTGCGCGACCTCGCCCGCCTCACCGACGACCGCTGGGACCGCGTGGTGCTCGTCGACCGGGCAAACTCCGTACGGCGGTGGACGCTGCGATGA